In the genome of Variovorax sp. PAMC26660, the window GTTCGGTGCCGTGCTGGCGCGCTATCTCGCGCGCCACGTCGAGGTCAATCACTTCGTCGAGACCGTGCTGCGCATCGCGGGCAAGGGCGAGACCATGCGCTGGAGACCGCTGTGCGGGACGCGCCAGATCCTGTAGCCGCCGCGCCGGCACCGGCAGCGGCGCAGGAGGGCACGGCTGCGTCGCGGGTCGAGGGCGCGGTGCACGCGTGGTCGGCCGAGCCGTGGTCCTTCGATTACTTCGCGGTGCTGCGCCGGCTGGAGTCGGTGGCAAAGACCACGCCGCGCTGGGGCCGCGCGCTGCTGCCCAGCGCCGAACCGCTGCGCGTGGGGCAGGAGCCTTCGCTGTCGTTCGCGCCGGCCAGCTTCAGCCGCTTCGAGGCGGCGAGCGCCTATTCGCCGCCGCGCTTGCGCCAGCATTTCTTCAGCTACATCGGCCCCAACGGCCCGTTGCCGGTGCACCTGAGCGACTTCATCCGCGAGCGCAGCCTGAACCATGGCGATCCGACCTGGCTGGCCTTTCTCGACACCTTCCTGCATCGCTTCTCGCTGCACTTCTACCGGGCCTGGGCGCAGGCGCGCCCGGCGGTGGCGCTCGACCGGCCGGACGAAGACCGGTTCAGGCTGCAGATCGGCGCGCTGGTCGGCATCGGCGCGCCGGGGCGCATCGAGCGCGACGAGATCCACGACGACGCGCGCCTGCATTTCTCGGGCTGGCTCGCACGCCGCGTGCACAGCGCCGAGGGCGTGGCGTCGGTGCTGTGCAGCTACTTCGGCGTGCCCGTGACGCTGGAGCGCTGGGTCGGCCACTGGATGAGCCTGCCACCCGGCGAACTGACGCGGCTGGGGCAGGGCGAGAGTTCGCGTTCGATGGGCATGGGCGCAATGCTCGGCACGCGCGCGTGGGACCGGCAGCACCGCGTGCGCCTGCACCTTGGGCCGCTCACGCTGCAGCAATACCGCATGTTTCTTCCCATCGGCAATGCGCAGCCCGTGCTGCAGCGCTGGATGCTGCAACTGCTGGGCGACGAACTCGAATGGGACGCCGAGCTTGTGCTCGAAAAAGCACAAGTGCCCGCCACGCGCCTGGGCCATGCGAAGGGCAATGCACCGCGCCTGGGCTGGGTCTCGTGGCTCGGCGAGCGCACGCGCAGCCGC includes:
- the tssG gene encoding type VI secretion system baseplate subunit TssG; its protein translation is MRDAPDPVAAAPAPAAAQEGTAASRVEGAVHAWSAEPWSFDYFAVLRRLESVAKTTPRWGRALLPSAEPLRVGQEPSLSFAPASFSRFEAASAYSPPRLRQHFFSYIGPNGPLPVHLSDFIRERSLNHGDPTWLAFLDTFLHRFSLHFYRAWAQARPAVALDRPDEDRFRLQIGALVGIGAPGRIERDEIHDDARLHFSGWLARRVHSAEGVASVLCSYFGVPVTLERWVGHWMSLPPGELTRLGQGESSRSMGMGAMLGTRAWDRQHRVRLHLGPLTLQQYRMFLPIGNAQPVLQRWMLQLLGDELEWDAELVLEKAQVPATRLGHAKGNAPRLGWVSWLGERTRSRDAADVRIGRQPTGAH